The Corylus avellana chromosome ca8, CavTom2PMs-1.0 genome has a segment encoding these proteins:
- the LOC132189317 gene encoding uncharacterized protein LOC132189317 encodes MSGKRRGWSDTTPLLPQPHHPSPAYSFLEMAASASPDAASDSAPLRSVFLGVDVGTGSARAGLFDENGKLLGSSSSPIQIWKEGDCVEQSSTDIWHAICAAVKSSCSLANVAKEEVKGLGFAATCSLVAVDADGSPVTVSWSGDSRRNIIVWMDHRAVAQAERINSHHSPVLQYCGGALSPEMQPPKLLWVKENLQESWSMVFRWMDLSDWLSYRATGDDTRSLCTTVCKWMYLGHAHMQQGSEKDSRDMEACGWDDDFWEEIGLGDLVDGHHAKIGRSVAFPGHPLGSGLTPAAAKELGLVAGIPVGTSLIDAHAGGVGLMESVPLLDSEAKERDMEAICHRMVLVCGTSTCHMAISRSKLFIPGVWGPFWSAMVPEYWLTEGGQSATGALLDHVIENHVASPRLANRAASRSISVFELLNEILETMMLDLKHPFLAALTEDIHVLPDFHGNRSPIADPKSRGMVCGLTLDTSEKQLALLYLATLQGIAYGTRHIVEHCNAHGHSIDTILACGGLAKNPLFIQEQADIIGCPIILPRESESVLLGAAILGAVAARKYSSLIKAMRALNAAGQVIHPSKDPKVKKYHDAKYHIFRELYEQQLSHRSIIAQALA; translated from the exons aTGTCTGGCAAAAGAAGAGGGTGGTCCGATACAACCCCACTGCTGCCCCAGCCACACCATCCCTCCCCGGCCTACTCCTTCCTCGAAATGGCCGCCTCCGCCTCCCCCGATGCCGCATCAGACTCCGCCCCTCTCCGCTCCGTTTTCCTCGGTGTCGACGTTGGCACCGGCAGTGCCCGCGCAG GTCTGTTTGATGAGAACGGGAAGCTTCTGGGTTCTTCTAGTAGCCCAATACAGATTTGGAAAGAGGGGGACTGTGTTGAG CAATCTTCTACAGATATCTGGCATGCCATTTGCGCGGCTGTGAAATCATCATGCTCCCTTGCTAATGTCGCCAAGGAAGAAGTGAAGGGTCTGGGATTTGCGGCTACTTGTTCTCTTG TTGCGGTGGATGCTGATGGCTCTCCTGTCACAGTTTCTTGGAGTGGTGATTCAAGAAGAAATATCATAGTATGGATGGACCATAGAGCTGTAGCACAAGCTGAAAGGATCAATTCCCATCACTCACCTGTATTACAGTACTGTGGTGGAGCCCTTTCCCCAGAGATGCAGCCACCAAAG CTTCTATGGGTGAAAGAAAATTTGCAAGAATCTTGGTCAATGGTGTTCAGGTGGATGGACTTAAGTGATTGGTTGTCATACAG GGCAACAGGAGATGATACTCGGAGTCTGTGCACCACTGTGTGCAAATGGATGTATCTTGGTCATGCACACATGCAGCAAGGCAGTGAAAAAGATTCGCGAGATATGGAAGCTTGTGGATGGGATGATGACTTCTGGGAGGAGATTGGATTAGGTGATCTTGTAGATGGGCATCATGCTAAGATAG GACGAAGTGTAGCTTTCCCTGGCCATCCTTTGGGTTCTGGTCTTACTCCAGCTGCCGCAAAG GAACTGGGACTTGTAGCGGGAATTCCTGTTGGGACTTCACTGATTGATGCTCATGCTGGTGGTGTGGGGCTAATGGAAAGTGTTCCACTTTTGGATTCTGAAGCTAAAG AGCGTGACATGGAAGCTATATGCCACCGAATGGTACTAGTCTGTGGAACTTCTACTTGCCATATGGCTATATCACGGAGCAAGTTGTTTATTCCAGGTGTCTGGGGACCATTCTGGTCAG CTATGGTACCTGAATATTGGCTCACAGAAGGTGGTCAGAGTGCTACTGGTGCATTATTGGACCATGTAATTGAAAACCACGTTGCATCACCACGCCTTGCAAATCGTGCTGCTTCTAGAT CTATTTCTGTTTTTGAACTTCTGAACGAGATATTAGAAACAATGATGCTTGATCTGAAGCATCCATTTCTTGCTGCTTTGACCGAAGACATACATGTCCTACCTGACTTTCATGGGAACAG GTCTCCTATTGCAGACCCTAAATCAAGAGGAATGGTCTGTGGCTTAACGCTTGACACAAGTGAGAAACAGTTGGCTCTTCTGTACCTGGCTACCTTACAGGGTATTGCATATGGTACACGTCACATTGTAGAGCATTGCAATGCCCATGGTCACAGT ATTGACACAATACTTGCATGTGGTGGCCTTGCAAAGAACCCCTTATTCATTCAAGAACAAGCAGATATCAttg GTTGCCCTATAATTCTTCCACGTGAGAGTGAGTCTGTGCTTTTGGGTGCTGCCATTCTTGGTGCAGTTGCTGCAAGGAAATATTCTAGTCTGATTAAGGCCATGAGGGCCCTGAATGCAGCTGGTCAG GTCATTCATCCATCTAAAGACCCAAAGGTGAAGAAGTACCATGATGCCAAATACCATATCTTCCGGGAGCTTTATGAGCAGCAGCTGTCTCATCGTTCTATAATCGCTCAAGCCTTGGCCTAG